Proteins from one Rosa chinensis cultivar Old Blush chromosome 7, RchiOBHm-V2, whole genome shotgun sequence genomic window:
- the LOC112175435 gene encoding immune-associated nucleotide-binding protein 9, protein MGGRLIDVDRELPISNDARTVVLVGRTGNGKSATGNSILGKNAFKAKRSSSRVTTTTELKTAILRNGQQINVIDTPGLFDNSAKSEFIGKEIAKCIKLAEDGIHAVLVVLSTRTRFTKEEESALRSLEILFGSKIFDYMIVIFTGGDELEENDETLEDYLGHDCPEPLKELLGLCGNRCVLFDNKTKDKSKRVEQVQQLLSLVNSVIAQNGGQPYTDEIFAEAKKGAMKLRDQQEEVASKGYSKRDINLLNEQMQRQYDLQLKQITEMLELKMRVNTMALEQKLADEHAARLRSELQIAREAQQRSEKERYDLQVEKRICDGNGRGRIGLGDICPIL, encoded by the exons ATGGGTGGACGTTTGATTGATGTTGACCGGGAACTTCCCATTTCTAATGATGCTCGCACTGTGGTCTTAGTTGGACGCACTGGTAATGGAAAAAGTGCAACAGGCAACAGCATTCTTGGCAAAAACGCCTTCAAGGCCAAGCGTAGCTCTAGTAGGGTCACGACCACTACTGAATTGAAGACTGCTATCTTGAGAAATGGACAACAAATTAATGTTATAGACACTCCTG GTCTTTTTGATAATTCTgccaaatcagaatttattggCAAAGAAATTGCCAAATGCATTAAATTGGCCGAGGATGGAATCCATGCTGTTCTTGTGGTTCTCTCAACTAGAACTCGCTTTACGAAAGAAGAGGAGTCTGCACTCCGTAGCTTGGAAATTCTATTTGGAAGTAAAATCTTTGACTATATGATTGTTATCTTCACCGGAGGAGATGAGTTGGAAGAAAATGATGAGACTTTGGAAGATTATTTGGGACATGATTGCCCGGAGCCTTTGAAG GAACTCCTTGGTCTGTGTGGAAATCGTTGTGTGCTTTTTGATAACAAGACCAAGGATAAAAGCAAGAGGGTCGAACAAGTGCAGCAGCTTCTGTCGCTTGTAAACTCGGTTATAGCACAGAATGGTGGGCAGCCATACACAGATGAGATATTTGCTGAAGCGAAG AAAGGGGCTATGAAACTTCGTGACCAACAAGAAGAGGTTGCTTCGAAGGGGTATTCAAAACGAGACATAAATCTTTTGAATGAGCAGATGCAGCGTCAATATGATCTGCAGCTTAAACAAATTACTGAGATG CTTGAGTTAAAGATGAGAGTGAATACCATGGCGCTTGAACAAAAGTTAGCAGATGAACATGCTGCACGACTAAGATCTGAACTGCAGATTGCCCGAGAGGCTCAACAAAGGTCTGAAAAAGAGAGATACGATCTGCAAGTAGAGAAGCGGATATGTGACGGAAATGGCAGAGGCCGCATAGGCCTCGGAGACATTTGTCCTATTCTTTAA